GCGCGCCGGTGACTTGTTGTTGTCGAGGAATTTGCCGATGGCCTGATCGAGCGTTTCGCCGAGCACCGCAGCACGCTGATTCTGGAACGTCAGCGCAACGTGCTCGAGCGACGCGCCAAGCGCCGAAAACTCGCCGAGCGAATCCCAGCGGAGATACCCCTCCTTCTGGAATTGCTGCACATGCTTCGGTGCCGAACCACCGGCGCCGGTCTCGAAGAGCCCTCCGCCCGCGAGCAGCGGAACGACGGACAACATCTTTGCTGATGTGCCAATCTCGAGAATCGGGAAGAGGTCCGTGAGGTAATCGCGGAGCACGTTGCCCGTCACCGAAATGGTGTCTTGACCTTTGCGAATGCGCTCGAGCGAATACTTCATCGCTTCGACGGGCGAAAGAATGCGAATTTCGAGGCCCGTCGTGTCGTGCTCTTTCAAGTACGTCTCGACCTTGGCAATGACCTGCCTGTCGTGCGCGCGATTCTTGTCGAGCCAAAACACGACATGCGCGCCCGTCGCTTTGCCGCGACGAACCGCGAGCTTGACCCAATCACGAATGGCAATGTCCTTCGTTTGGCACGATCGGAAGATGTCGCCCTTGTCGACCTTTTGCTCGAGAACCACGTTGCCCGTGGATTCGTCGACGACGCGAATGGTGCCCGAACCGGATGCAATGAACGTCTTGTCGTGCGAACCGTATTCTTCGGCCTTTTGCGCCATGAGCCCCACGTTGGGGACGCTGCCCATCGTCTTCGGATCGAACGCACCATGCTCGCGACAATCGTCGAGGATCACGCTGTAGATGCCGGCGTAGTTGCGATCCGGCACGAGCGCCTTGGTGTCGTGGAGTTTGCCGTCGGGGCCCCACATCTTGCCAGAATCACGCACGACGACGGGCATCGACGCATCGACGATGATGTCGTTCGGCATGTGCAAATTCGTGATGCCTCGATCGGAATCGACCATCGCAAGCGGTGGACGCTTGGCGTAGGTGGCTTTGATGTCCTCTTCGATTTCAGCCTTTTTGTCGGCCGGGAGCGATTGAATCTTGGCGTAGAGATCCGCCAATCCATTGTTCGGGTTGACGCCAATTTCTTTGAACGTAGCGGCGTGTTTGTCGAATACGTCCTTGAAGTAGACGCTGACGAGGTGCCCGAACATGACGGGATCCGAAACCTTCATCATCGTGCACTTGAGGTGCAATGACAAAAGCAGCCCATTGTTCTTCGCTTCGTCGATTTGCTCGGCGTAAAACGCTCGCAGGGGTTCGACGTGCATGACCGACGAATCGAGGATTTCGCCTTCTTGCAATGCGAATTTTTTCTTGAGCACGGTGGTCGAGCCATCTGCCGCGACGAATTCGAAGCGGACGTCGGTGGCTTTGCCGATGATCGTGGACGTTTCGGTCCCGTAGAAATCGCCGCTGGACATGTGCGAAATGTGCGACTTCGATTCTTTCGACCAGGCGCCGAGTTTGTGCGGGTGCTTGCGGGCAAACTCTTTGACGGACAAGGGCGAGCGGCGGTCGGAATTGCCTTCGCGAAGAACGGGATTGACTGCACTTCCGAGAACTTTTGCGTAACGTGCAGCAATGGCCTTTTCGGCGTCGTCTTTGGGCGCTTCCGGATAATCCGGGATCTTGTAGCCTTGCGACTGCAGTTCGGCGATGGCGTCTTTGAGCTGCGGGATCGAAGCGGAGATGTTGGGGAGCTTGATGATGTTGGCTTCGAGCTTGTGGGTCAGGTCGCCGAGGTACGCGAGGTCATCCGGAATGCGCTGCGCTTCGGTGAGGCTTTCGGGAAACGTGGCGATGATGCGGCCCGCGAGCGAGATGTCTCGGGTCTCGACGGCAATGCCCGTATCTTTCAGGAATGCCTCGACGATGGGGAGAAACGACAGCGAGGCCAAGGCCGGTGCCTCGTCGGTGTGGGTCCAGTGGATGGTCGACGTGGTGTTCTTCATCGTTTTCTGTTGTGAGCTGCGGGCTGCTTTGCGCAGGAAACCATAGGTGAAGGCGGGCGAGTCCGTGCATGCGCGCTCTGCGTCCGCCTCGGGCGCGCGCACCTTAGCCGATTCGGAGACGAAACGGAAGGGCGGTCGTAACGATCGCGTCAAACACCGCACGGGCCTGCGAAGAGACTTCTTGACATTCGCCTAGAGTTGTACGCGTGATGCAGTCGTAGGCTCACTGCTGGGAGCAACAAGTGGCTTCGTTGGGCCGTGTGGGAGAAAGCTGAGGCATGAATATTTTGAATTCAAAGCATCGCGCGTTCGTGGGTATGTGTTTCGCAGCACTTGTCGTCGAAGCGTGTGGGGGAGCTCCGGCGACGTCGCGCGGCAGTGCGGTGCTGGAATTTCCTGGCCGCGATGTGCTCGGTGCGATTGCGGCCAAACCGGTCGGCAAGGTTTCGATGCGCAAGACGGCGGATGCGGTGGATGCGTGGACGATCGAATCGGCGCCTGAAGCGGACAAGGGGCAGGAGGCTTGGACGCCGGGGAATTCGTGGGAGACGATGTTCGAGGAGGTTGCGAAAGCGAAGGCTCCGAAGGCTCGGCTGACGCGCGCGATGGCATGTGTTGCGCACGAGCTTGGGAGGTTTTACCTGGAAAAGAAGTCCGAGCCCGATGATGGGTTGCGGCGTTTCATGACGGGTGGTTGTGGGAATTTCGTGCCGGATGTGGGCGGCGGATATCTCGTGGATGAAGTGCCCGCGGACGTGAGCGACGAGGATCTTTTGAAGAATGCGGGGCCGAACATTCGCCAAGCTTTGGGCAAGAGTTTGGGTGGAAATCCCGATTTGGTCGGTTTTTGGTTTGGGCGAAAGGACAAACAAATTGTCGCGTATGTGGTGCAGGCGCGGGAAGAGGCGACCATCAAGCCGTTTTCGCTGACGCCTGACGAACGCGGGGAAGTGGTGATCGAGGGTCAGGTCTTGCAGCCGACGCAATATTTCAATGCATACGTCAACAAAGGTGCGACGGCGGTTGTCAAGTGCGAAATCGACATGTCGATGGTGCGGCCTAATTTCCGCATCATTTGCCCGATCGATGCGCAAGACGATACGGCATGGATTCAACTGCTATCGGTGCCGCCGAAGCGGGCGCTCGGTTCGGTGTTCGCGCAAGCGCTGGTGCGGAAAGAGGCGAATGTTTCGCCGAAGTACGCGGCGATTCGATATGGCGATGCGGCTCCGGCATCGACGCCGGAAAACTTCACGACGACGGTGATTCAAAACCTGAACAAGGCGCGCAAAGAGGCTGGTTTGTCCGAATTGACGCTGGCGCGTGAACAATCCAAGACGGCTGCGGCGGTTGCACCTCATTACTTTACGTCGATGTTCGACGAAAACCCGAATCCGGGGCAGGTGGACACGATAGCGCTCGCTTTGATGGCGGGCTGGGACGTGAAGGGAATGATTCGGGATGCGCAAATGGTATCGACGACGGCTGCGACGCTGGATGTGAGCAGGTGGCTGACGTCGGCGCTGGAGATGCCGATAGGTCGTCACACGTTATTTGATCCGAACATCGAGCAATTGGCGCTCGGGCCGATGATCATGCAGGACCAGGGGATGCTTGGATCGGTCGCGGTGGGATATCGGTTTCATCACGGAGCGGATCATGCGGACGACGAGCAGTATTTGCTTTCGCGCGTGATGCAGACGCGCAAGCGGCTGAATTTGTCGCCACCGAAGCGCCTTGGCGGGGTCGACGCGATTTTGAACGAGGAGCTGATGCGGGTGCACCAGAGCAAGCAGAGCCCGGTGGATGCAATGAACGCGGTGCTGCAGCGGTCGGTGGAGTCGTTTCAGCAGAGCATGCGTGGTTATGCGATACAAACGACGTCGCTCGAGGAGTTGACGCTTCCCGATGAGGTGTTGCGGCAACCGACGCTGCATCTGGACATTGGCGTGACGCATTTCAAGCCCGAAGATGGTGCGTGGGCGCAATATGCGATCATCGTCGTGTACGCGAATTGACTGAATCCAGGCCAAGATTTGCACGCTCGCTTCGCGCGCGTGGGACGCGCGCTTCGCGAGGCTAGTTCACGATGGGGGGGCCGAGGCTCGCCTCCCGGTGTTTTTGCGCTGCGCACAAAAACACGGCGAGGCTCGGCCCCCCCATACCCCCCGATTTGGCCTCGTTCCAAACTGAACGGGGCACGCGCGGGTTTGACAAACCGCACGAACACGGGTATGTTGTGGGCGAATTGCCTGGGGATGCTCGTCCCCGAAGGTTCGACCACGAGGCTCATGATCATCGCACGCAGTCCGTTACGAATCAGCTTGGGGGGCGGCGGGACGGACTTGCCGTCGTATTACCGGCAATATGGTGGGTTTCTCATCGCCGGCGCGATCAACAAGCACGTCTACGTGTCGGTGCATCGCACGTTCGAGAAACGCATTTTGGTGCGGTATTCGAAAATCGAGCAAGTGTCGACGAACTCGGAGATCCGGCATCCCATCGTGCGTGAAGCTTTGGAGCTTCTTGGAATCCGCGAACCGCAGCTCGAAATCACGACGATGGCGGACATTCCTGCCGGCACGGGGCTGGGGTCGTCGGGAAGTTTCGGCGTGTCGCTGCTGAAAGCGCTCGCTCGGTTTTCGCGCAAAACACTTTCGCAGCGCGAGCTTGCGGAGATGGCGTCGCACATCGAAATCGACATTTTGCGCGAGCCGGTGGGCAAACAGGACCAATATGCGTCCGCGCTGGGCGGCGTGAATTGTTATGAATTCCGGCCGGATGAATCGGTCGTCGTGACGCCGCTCGCCGTGGACGAACCGGTGCTCGTGCGATTCACGCAGCGGCTGCTGCTTTTTTGTACGGGCATCACGCGTGAAGCGTCGTCCATTTTGAAGGAGCAGGACGACAAGAGCCGCGCGCAGAGCAAGGAGATGATCGACAACTTGCACTTCATCAAAAACATCGGCATCGAATCCAAACGAACGCTGGAGCTGGGCGATTTGGATGCTTATGGCCGGCTGCTCGACGAGCATTGGCAATGGAAGAAAAAGCGTTCGTCAAAAATGACGAATTCGGACATCGATCGCTGGTACGACATCGGTCGTGAGCACGGCGCGATCGGGGGAAAACTGATTGGTGCAGGAGGTGGCGGTTTTTTGATGTTTTACACGCCCGACCCGACGCCCGTTCGTCGCGCCATGGAAGCCGAAGGGCTCATGGAGCTGCATTACGACTTCGATTATTTCGGTACGACCTTGCTCTAGCTCGTCGAGGAAACGATGCCCACACGATACTTCATCACAGGCGGCGCAGGATTCATCGGGTCGCACCTCGTCGAACGGCTGCTGGCCAAAACCGATGCGACCATCACGGTCTTCGACAACTTTCTCACGGGCACGGAAAAACACCTCGAAGCGGTGCGAAATAATCCGCGACTGACGGTGATTCGAGGTGACATTCGCGAGCCGGAGCTGCTCGGGCGATCGATTGCGGGGCACGACATCGTGTACCACTTCGCGTCGAATGCGGACATTGCGCGGGCCGTGGTCGAGCCGGACATCGATTTCGACAATGGGACGCTTTTGTGCCGCAACGTGCTCGAAGCGATGCGCAAAACGGGGGTGCGGCGGATTCGATTCACGTCGGGCAGCGGCGTTTATGGGGACATTCCGCCGACGCCCATTCCCGAAGATTGGCCGACGATGATTCCCGTGTCGACGTATGGCGCCGGAAAACTCGCAGCCGAAGCCCTCATCAGTGCGTATTGTTTCATGTTCGATTTCGAGGGGACGGTGTTTCGATTCGCCAACGTGGTGGGTCCAAGACAAACCCATGGAGTGGGCTACGACTTCGTTCGAAAGCTTCGGGCCAATCCGAATGAGCTGCTCATTTTGGGCGATGGTTCCCAGAGCAAACCCTACATTCACGTGTACGATGTGCTCGATGCTTTCGACACACTGGAACGCGAGCGCCGCGGCCCGTACGAATACTTCAATGTTGGAACGACGGACCACATCACGGTACGAGAAATTGCGGACATCGTGGTGCGGGAAATGGGGTTGTCCGATGTGAAATACGAATTCACGGGGGGACCTCGAGGGTGGAAAGGCGACGTGCCGGTTTATCGGCTGGACACGTCGAAAATCCGATCGCGAGGGTGGTCGAGCAAGTATTCTTCGGAGGGTGCCGTCACGGATGCGATTCGATCGATGATACGCGAAACTGCTTAACAAAAGGGGAAAACGTCATGCGCTACTTGGCTTGTGCGTCAATGGTTTCGATGGTGGCTCTGTTCGGATGCGATCCAACCGTCGAAGACAATAGCTCGTCGTCAACTTCGTCATCTTCGTCCGGCTCGTCTTCGTCTTCGAGCTCGTCTTCTTCGAGTGGAATGGGTGGAGGCGGAGGCTCGGGCGGAGGTGGTGGAATGGGCGGCGGCGGGGGCATGAATCCCGCACCGGGCCCCGAATGCACGAAGGATTCGGATTGCATGGTGGTCAATGACTGCTGCACGTGCGCTGGCATTCCCGTTGGCAGTCCGGCTCCGTCGTGTCCCATTTCGGAATGTTTTGCACCGGCGTGCGACGCGTCGGGGTTGTCCGCTGCTGCGCCCTTGTGCCGCGCCGGCCGATGCGTCATCGACGCCGATTGCAATCACGACAACGCGCTTTGCGACAGCCTTCCGCCAGCATGCCCACCAGGACAAACCGCTCACGTCAACGGACCATGCTGGGGCGGGTGTGTTGCGGTGGCGGAATGCCGCGAAGTGGGCGCGTGTAGTCAATGCACGAAGGATCAAGCGTGCATTGAAAACGTCGCATTCGTGGTGGAGCGGCATTGCGTGGACGTTCCGGCAGCTTGTGGGGGGCAAATCGATTGCAGTTGCGTAGGAGCGAGCTCGTGCATCAGCCCGTACGGTGTCTGCACGGATCCGCCCGATCCGGCGGTATTGAGCTGCGAGTGTCCGAATTGTTGAGGCTGCTGCGCCGGCAACGTCACAGAAATCGCGACGAACGGGCCGAGTTGTGCTACTGAGGCGCGAATGCGTGCTCGTCATCACCTCGTGGCGCTCGGCCTGCTCGCTCTGGCTGCGCTCTTTCCGCGTCCGGCCGAAGCGATCGTCGTGGAACGAATCGTCGCCATCGTCGGAGATGATCCCATTCTGCTGTCGGAGCTGCGCGGCCGCGCAAAGCCGTTCCTGATTCAGATCCAGCAGCGCGTACGGCCCGGCGCCGAACAAGCCGCAGCGGAGTCGGAAGTCTTCAAGGACATGCTCACGAAGATGATCGACGAGCGGCTGGAAGCTCAAGCAGCCATGCGTGCGGGTGTGTCGGTGACGAACGAGGAGATCGACAACGCCCTACGCAACATTGCCGCAGCGCAAGGCATCAGCGTTTCGGCGCTCTTGCGCGAGGCAAAGGCGCGATCGGGCATGCCGGAGCAGGACTACCGCGACGAGATCCGACGCCAGATCCTCGAAGGAAAGATGTTGCAACTGCGCGTACGAGGGCGCGTGCGCATCACCGAGGAAGACGTACGCACGATGTACGAGCGGACGGTGCGTGAAGAGAAGAAGCGGCGTGATTACCACCCTGCGTGGATCGTGCTGCAGCTCGTGCCGGGAGCGAGTCCTGCGGTGATCGAGGATCGCAAGAAGCTTGCGGCCGAGATCGTGGAGCGAGCGCGAAGCGGGGAAGACTTCGCGATGCTTGCGCAGGCGTATTCGGATGAGGCGGCGACGCGTGATGCAGGCGGGGATCTCGGCCTTCGTACGCCGCAAGGTTCGCCCGCGGCGAAGGCAGGTCAGCGGCCGGTGCTCGCGCCGGAGTTCGAGAACGCGGTGATGACGCTCGAGCCGGGCCAGATATCGGAGCCGATCGCGGTGGACCGAGGCATCGTGATCTTCAAGCTCATCTCGCGGCAGGCGTCGCGCTACAAGAGCTACGAAGAGTCGAAAGACGAGATGGTGCAGCGGCTTCAGACGGAGATTTTGGAGAAGGCGAAGCGCAAGTGGCTGGAGGAGCTGAACCAGCGCACGCGCGTGGAGCAGAGGCTGTAGCTAGTCCTCAGACAAACCGCGAACGCGTCCCAACCAATAACCTTCTCGCCGTTTGGTATGTGCAACAGCGAGAATCCGCGCTTCGGTACCGAGCAGAACAAAGACCACAGCGTACGGAAACCGCTTCACTACCGCACGTCTGAGCTCAACTTCCGAACAGATCATGAGCCTTGGAAACAGCAGCGGGCGTTCACGCACGTGTGTGAGAGCTGCATCGACTTCGTGAAGAAATTGCGCCCCTAAGCCTTTTCGCTGCCTGTCGTACCATTCGGCAGCGTCGGTTAGTTCGGCAAGCGCTTCACGATCGAACGAAAGGTTTTTCAAAACGAACCAAAGCGCCGTTCGAGCGTTGCCCGTGCATCACTCCAAGGCACCCCGGGTTCGCCTGCAAGTGCACGCCGAGCGCGACGCTCGATTTCGGCACACCACTCGTCGTCTGAACGTTCGTCGTCGGGCACGAGAGATGCCAACAACGTATCGGCAATCTCGCGCCGATCTTCGGCGGAAAGCTCGAGCACTTCCTGCATCAGACGTTCTTTCTGCGCCATGAAATGCACCCTAGCACAGCCGCGTGTTCACTCGCCATCCATTCACGGCTTCGCCGGCGCAGGCACTTCGACCGCTTTCGCATCCTTGACGACGGCGTCCTTCGCATCCTTCGCGGCCTTCTCCTCCGCCTTCTTCGCTTCAGCCTCGCGCTTCTCCATCTCCTCTTCCTGACCGAGAAGCTCGATCAACTTCTTTTCGTCGTCGGCCCCGCCCTTGCCGAGTTTGTCCACGTCGAACGTCAGCATGGGCAACGTGCCTGCACCATTCATCACGGGGAGGCGTCCGTTCCACCTTTCGAGCGCTCGGAATTGCAGCACGCTCGGCGTCATCGAGTACTTCAGGATGAGGTTTGACCGCGCTTCGGCCTTGGCCGTGATGAGCTTTGCGTCGGCTTCGCCTTTGGCTCGCGCACGCGCCGCGGATGCTTGCCCCTCGGCCTGCGTAATCGCTTGCTCCGCTTCGGCCTTCACCTGGCGCACGCGATTCTCCGCTTGGATCGCGTTCTGCGTCGCCTCCATCGCTCTGTTGATCGCGCTCGCCACGTTCTCGGGCAAACGCAGCGCACCGTTGATCGTGAGTTGGTCGATGACGAACCCGTCCTTGCCAAGCTGATCCTGCATCCGCTTCTGCACGTCCGCCACGAGCTTCGATTTGCCAGCCCCGTAGATGTCTTGCACGGGCATCTGCGAAGCGACCATGTTGAACCCTTCACGCATGGCGTTGCGCACGTAGCCGTTTGCAAGGTCGACGAGATCCGACTTGCGGAAGCGCAAATAGAGATGCGGCGCCATCGACGGCTCGATGTGGAACGAGAAACCGATGTCCGCGTTGATGTTCACGCCTTCTTGCGATGAAAACGTGATCGAGTCGTCCCTGCCCCCGCCTTCGTGCGCATCCCGCGTCCAAACGACGTTCTGTACGCTGGTGGGAAACCGGATGAGCTGCTCGGTGAGCGGGTTGTAGAAGACCCATCCGGTGACGACGGGAATGTCATCGACGCCGCGCGAGCTGCCCGCAAGCTTGACGCGAATGCCCACGTGTCCCGCATCGACACGGATGAGGCACGACGAGAGGACGATGGCAGCAACCGCGAGCACGATCGCTGCGGCGATGATGCGTTTGATGAAGTTTCCAGGAGGAGGGCTCGAGAAAGGACGGACTGTCGCCATGACGAGCGACTACCACACCCAGCGCGCGCACGCTCGGGATCGCGCGCGTGCAAGGTCGTCTCAAGCGGTCACGAAGCGACGCCTTGCGAGAGCCGCGAGCGACAAGAGGCCCAAACCGACGAGCACGACGAGATCGCCGCGCCTTCCTGGACCCGACCGATCACCGCTCTTCGCAATGGGCGCAACGGCGCCACCATCACCGCAGATGACCTGCACGTTCTTCGCGATCGCCGCTATTTTGATGTTGTCGACCGAGGATTGCTCGGCCGCCGCTTGCACGATCAAGTCATTGGCCAGCGCCGAGCGCGGCAAATCCGCCTCGATGCGCGTGAGCCACACATCTTTGGGGTGCAAACCATTCAACGCGACCGCGACATCGTCGAGCGCGCCCTCGATGTTGTCCACCAGTCCGCACGCGA
The Polyangiaceae bacterium genome window above contains:
- a CDS encoding NADP-dependent isocitrate dehydrogenase, whose amino-acid sequence is MKNTTSTIHWTHTDEAPALASLSFLPIVEAFLKDTGIAVETRDISLAGRIIATFPESLTEAQRIPDDLAYLGDLTHKLEANIIKLPNISASIPQLKDAIAELQSQGYKIPDYPEAPKDDAEKAIAARYAKVLGSAVNPVLREGNSDRRSPLSVKEFARKHPHKLGAWSKESKSHISHMSSGDFYGTETSTIIGKATDVRFEFVAADGSTTVLKKKFALQEGEILDSSVMHVEPLRAFYAEQIDEAKNNGLLLSLHLKCTMMKVSDPVMFGHLVSVYFKDVFDKHAATFKEIGVNPNNGLADLYAKIQSLPADKKAEIEEDIKATYAKRPPLAMVDSDRGITNLHMPNDIIVDASMPVVVRDSGKMWGPDGKLHDTKALVPDRNYAGIYSVILDDCREHGAFDPKTMGSVPNVGLMAQKAEEYGSHDKTFIASGSGTIRVVDESTGNVVLEQKVDKGDIFRSCQTKDIAIRDWVKLAVRRGKATGAHVVFWLDKNRAHDRQVIAKVETYLKEHDTTGLEIRILSPVEAMKYSLERIRKGQDTISVTGNVLRDYLTDLFPILEIGTSAKMLSVVPLLAGGGLFETGAGGSAPKHVQQFQKEGYLRWDSLGEFSALGASLEHVALTFQNQRAAVLGETLDQAIGKFLDNNKSPARKVGQIDNRGSHFYLALYWAEALAAQTKDAELQKRFVGVAKQLAENEAKINAELIGAQGKPVDMGGYYHPDLAKATAAMRPSATLNAIVDGM
- a CDS encoding galactokinase, which gives rise to MIIARSPLRISLGGGGTDLPSYYRQYGGFLIAGAINKHVYVSVHRTFEKRILVRYSKIEQVSTNSEIRHPIVREALELLGIREPQLEITTMADIPAGTGLGSSGSFGVSLLKALARFSRKTLSQRELAEMASHIEIDILREPVGKQDQYASALGGVNCYEFRPDESVVVTPLAVDEPVLVRFTQRLLLFCTGITREASSILKEQDDKSRAQSKEMIDNLHFIKNIGIESKRTLELGDLDAYGRLLDEHWQWKKKRSSKMTNSDIDRWYDIGREHGAIGGKLIGAGGGGFLMFYTPDPTPVRRAMEAEGLMELHYDFDYFGTTLL
- a CDS encoding GDP-mannose 4,6-dehydratase is translated as MPTRYFITGGAGFIGSHLVERLLAKTDATITVFDNFLTGTEKHLEAVRNNPRLTVIRGDIREPELLGRSIAGHDIVYHFASNADIARAVVEPDIDFDNGTLLCRNVLEAMRKTGVRRIRFTSGSGVYGDIPPTPIPEDWPTMIPVSTYGAGKLAAEALISAYCFMFDFEGTVFRFANVVGPRQTHGVGYDFVRKLRANPNELLILGDGSQSKPYIHVYDVLDAFDTLERERRGPYEYFNVGTTDHITVREIADIVVREMGLSDVKYEFTGGPRGWKGDVPVYRLDTSKIRSRGWSSKYSSEGAVTDAIRSMIRETA
- a CDS encoding peptidylprolyl isomerase; amino-acid sequence: MRARHHLVALGLLALAALFPRPAEAIVVERIVAIVGDDPILLSELRGRAKPFLIQIQQRVRPGAEQAAAESEVFKDMLTKMIDERLEAQAAMRAGVSVTNEEIDNALRNIAAAQGISVSALLREAKARSGMPEQDYRDEIRRQILEGKMLQLRVRGRVRITEEDVRTMYERTVREEKKRRDYHPAWIVLQLVPGASPAVIEDRKKLAAEIVERARSGEDFAMLAQAYSDEAATRDAGGDLGLRTPQGSPAAKAGQRPVLAPEFENAVMTLEPGQISEPIAVDRGIVIFKLISRQASRYKSYEESKDEMVQRLQTEILEKAKRKWLEELNQRTRVEQRL
- a CDS encoding type II toxin-antitoxin system RelE/ParE family toxin, producing the protein MKNLSFDREALAELTDAAEWYDRQRKGLGAQFLHEVDAALTHVRERPLLFPRLMICSEVELRRAVVKRFPYAVVFVLLGTEARILAVAHTKRREGYWLGRVRGLSED
- a CDS encoding addiction module protein gives rise to the protein MAQKERLMQEVLELSAEDRREIADTLLASLVPDDERSDDEWCAEIERRARRALAGEPGVPWSDARATLERRFGSF
- a CDS encoding prohibitin family protein, which gives rise to MATVRPFSSPPPGNFIKRIIAAAIVLAVAAIVLSSCLIRVDAGHVGIRVKLAGSSRGVDDIPVVTGWVFYNPLTEQLIRFPTSVQNVVWTRDAHEGGGRDDSITFSSQEGVNINADIGFSFHIEPSMAPHLYLRFRKSDLVDLANGYVRNAMREGFNMVASQMPVQDIYGAGKSKLVADVQKRMQDQLGKDGFVIDQLTINGALRLPENVASAINRAMEATQNAIQAENRVRQVKAEAEQAITQAEGQASAARARAKGEADAKLITAKAEARSNLILKYSMTPSVLQFRALERWNGRLPVMNGAGTLPMLTFDVDKLGKGGADDEKKLIELLGQEEEMEKREAEAKKAEEKAAKDAKDAVVKDAKAVEVPAPAKP